The genomic DNA ATCCCCCGTGGCGATAAGGCCGCTGCTGGGCTGTGCGAACCCATCCAGGTCGCCGGCGCTGTGGGCCTTCAGCAGAGCGGTTTTGGCCCAGTCGAACCAGGCCTGCTGCGGTTGGAGTCGGTCCTGGTTCAGCGCTGGCAGCGTGAACCGCGGGAACAAGGGTCGGGCATCCATGTCGTGCTGCACCACGGCATCAGCCAACACCACATCCCATTGCTGCAGGGCTGGATCAGCAGCGCCGGCAACGCCAGTGAAGACCAGCAGATTGATGCTGGGATCGCTGGCGAGCAGGCGTGTGGCGGCCCGCGCAGCGCTCACTTTGCCCCAGCCGCTCCAGGCGAGGCTGAGGCGGACCTTCTCACTCCAAGATCCCCGATGGATCTTGAGGTCTCCGTGTTCGCTGCAGCTCAGCTCTTTGAGGTGGCTGAGATCGGAGCCGATCTCCTCCGGCATGGCGCCCAGCAGGCCGAGGTGCAGCGGTTGCGTCATGGTTTCGTAAACCTCGGGCAACCGTAACGGCGACCTCTTGCTTCTCCCTGCACACTGAGCGGAATCAGGAGGTTGCAGTGAACGCGGGCGAGTCGGTACACAGCGTTGCCCGGATGCGAGCACTGGCTTCCACGATCACGCTTGTTCGCCGTCAGTTTCCCGCTGCAAAGGCCAACCTCAGCCCCTGGAGGGACGACCCGCAGACCCGACAATGGAGTGAAACGGAATCACTCGACCTTTCCTTTCACTTCCCTGGCTGGAGTCCACGCTTGGAATGCCGAAGTTTGCTGATGCAACTGCGCATCAGCGCTGACCGTGGTGATGACAAGCTGCGCCTCTTGGGGGTGTTGATGCGGGGCATGACCTACGACGGCGAACGCTGGCGCCTCGCCACGGTCGGTGAATGGTTACCGGAAGGCCCCCACCTGCCCCAGCAGCCGCAAGTCAAGCAACTACAGCAGATCTGTCGCGAGCTGTTCGAACTGTTTGATCGGAATGCTTCGTCTGATACAGCGGCGTAACCCTTCGCAACGCACAGAGCCCTCCCGTGCCGAACTCCTTTTAGGTTCGATGTCCGGCCATTTCTCGCAATCATGTCTGTCGCTCTTGCTGCCCAGCTCCGGGAAGGCACCAAAAAGTCACACACTATGGCTGAGAACACTGGCTTCGTGAGCTGCTTTCTCAAGGGAGTCGTTGATAAGGCCAGCTATCGCAAGCTGGTTGCTGATCTCTATTTCGTTTACTCCGCTATGGAGCATGAGATCAGCCAACTGAATGACCATCCGGTAGTTGGACCTGTTGCCATGGCTCAGCTGAACCGTCGTGAGGCGTTGGAGCAAGACCTCGCCTACTACTTCGGTGATAGCTGGAAGGAAGAAATCAAACCCTCTCCCTCTGCA from Synechococcus sp. MU1643 includes the following:
- a CDS encoding 5'-methylthioadenosine/adenosylhomocysteine nucleosidase; translation: MPEVYETMTQPLHLGLLGAMPEEIGSDLSHLKELSCSEHGDLKIHRGSWSEKVRLSLAWSGWGKVSAARAATRLLASDPSINLLVFTGVAGAADPALQQWDVVLADAVVQHDMDARPLFPRFTLPALNQDRLQPQQAWFDWAKTALLKAHSAGDLDGFAQPSSGLIATGDRFIGDPAVLQALRDALPDLMAVEMEGAAVAQVAEQEGVPWLVLRVISDGADEAAAQSFEDFVKRYEKQAWRLIEALLQRCNETPQQCA